TTATTGAAATTATTCTTATTCACCGTTCTGGTCTGCTTAACGATCCAGTTCATCATTTTTGCGATCGCACATTTGCGAAAAAAACCGCTCAATAGAAATTAGGAAGTTTATCGATGTTTGAACTTTCACAGCTCGGAATTGAGTATGGAACCCTCGCGATCTTCGTGATGCTGATCGGTCTACTCCTCACGGGAATGCCGCTTGCCTTTGTTACTTTGCTTGTTGCGCTTATTTTTGCGCTGGGCTGGTTTGGGCCGATGGCCGTGCCGCTCATTACAAGCCGGGTATACTCGTTTGTCTCTTCGTTTGTTTTTGTCTCGGTGCCCATGTTTGTCATGATGGCAGCCCTGTTGGATAGATCTGGTATTGCCAAAGATCTATTTGATGCCATGAGATTGGTTGGTGGGCGCTTGCGAGGGGCAGTTGCTATTCAAACGGTTTTTGTCGCTGTTGTCCTGGCCGCTATGAGCGGTATTATTGGCGGTGAGATCATCCTTCTGGGGTTGCTTGCGCTGCCCCAAATGTTGCGTCTTGGTTATGATCGCAATTTGGCAATTGGGGTTGTTTGTGCTGGTGGATCCTTAGGAACAATGGTTCCGCCCTCTATTGTATTGATTGTCTATGGATTAACCGCAAATGTCTCGATCGGGGATCTATTTACATCGGCGTTCATCCCCGGGTTAATGCTGGCGAGTTTTTATGTCGCCTACATTTTAATCCGCGTATATCTCAATCCCTCAATGGCTCCAATCGTCGAGAAAGACGATACACCGGTAAGAGAAAAGCTTGTATTGCTCAAAGGATTGGTTTTACCTTTGATGGTCGTGGCCTTTGTGCTGGGATCTATTTATGGTGGGATTGCATCTGTAACTGAAGCCTCAGCCGTTGGTGTGGCGGGTGTTTTATTGTCGATCGTTCTCCGCCGAGAGTTTTCCTTTGAATTATTAAAAGGCGCTGCGCTTCAGACTCTGTCCACATGTGGTATGATCGTTTGGATTGGCATTGGGGCATCTGCGCTGGTTGGTGTATTCAATTTGATGGGCGGTATTAATTTTGTCTCCTCCCTCATCACAGGCATTTCTGATCATGGGATTGTGATTATCCTGTTTATGATGTTGATCCTGTTTGTCTTGGGGATGTTCTTGGACTGGGTTGGTATTGCGTTGTTGACCATGCCAATTTTTGTGCCAATCGTGATTTCACTAGGCTATGATCCCGTATGGTTCGGTGTTTTATTTGCGATGAACATGCAGGTGAGTTTTCTATCTCCGCCCTTTGGACCGGCTGCTTTTTATCTTAAAAGCGTTGCGCCGCCCGACATCTCGCTTGGTATTATTTTTCGATCTCTCGCACCCTTTATCTGTATTCAGATTTTCGCGGTCGCGCTTCTTATTATTTTCCCCGGTATCACCGGTCGCTAAGGGTAGATAAATGTCAGATACTAAAAAGGCACTTCTTCGTTCGCAGTCTTGGTTCGCCAATCCCGACAATCCGGATATGACGGCGCTCTATCTGGAGCGGTATCTTAATTACGGGCTTACCCGAAAAGAGCTTCAGTCAGGCAAGCCGATCATCGGTATTGCCCAAACGGGATCGGATTTGTCGCCGTGTAATCGGCCACATATCGAGCTTGCTAATCGGATCCGAGAGGGTATTCGTTCTAACGGCGGTATTGCATTTGAATTTCCGGTGCACCCTATCCAAGAAACTGGGAAGCGCCCCACAGCGTCACTGGATCGAAATTTAGCGTATCTGGGCCTTGTTGAAATTTTGTATGGCTACCCGCTGGATGGTGTGGTGCTGACGGTGGGCTGCGATAAAACAACGCCGGCCTGTTTGATGGCGGCGGCTACGGTTGATATTCCAGCCATTGTCCTAAGCGGCGGGCCGATGTTGAACGGTTATGCCAACGGAAAACGTTCGGGTTCAGGGACGATAATTTGGGAATCTCGGGAACGATTGGCCGCAGGTGAAATCGATTATAAAGAGTTTATCGAACTCGCGGCCTCGTCAGCCCCTTCGCCGGGCTATTGCAACACCATGGGGACAGCGTCGACAATGAACTCTTTGTCGGAGGCGTTGGGGATGCAATTACCAACAGGCGGTACCATTCCAGCTCCGTATCGCGAACGGGCGCAACTTGCCTATGAGACGGGGGAGCGGATTGTGGATCTCGTCAAAGAAGACGTGACGCCGTCCAAAATTATGACGAGAGAAGCCTTTGAAAATGCGATTGTTGTAAATTCTGCCCTTGGTGGATCTACAAATGCGCCGATCCATTTAAATGCCATTGCCAGTCATATGGGCGTCGAGCTGAAACTGGATGACTGGGAAAAACATGGGTTGGATATTCCACTGCTTGTTAATTTACAACCTGCCGGCAAATATCTGGCAGAAGATTTTCACCGTGCCGGTGGGGTTGGCGCCGTTGTTCATGAGTTGATTAAGCACGGACTTATTCATAAAGGTTGCCTGACGGTAGCTGGTACCTCCATTGGCGAAAATTATGCAAACACACCGGGCACAAATCCGGATGTTATTAAGGTGTTTGAGACGGCTCTTACGGGCAACGCTGGATTTAAAGTTATGCGCGGTAATCTGTTCGATGCGGCGATTATGAAGCTGAGCGTTATTTCAGAAGATTTCAGAAATCGCTTTTTGTCCGACCCAGATCATCCAAACGTTCTGGAGGGTCGGGCCATCGTTTTTGACGGGCCCGAAGATTACCACGCCCACATCGACGATCCGGCACTTAATATTGATAAAGACTGCATTTTGTTTATGCGCGGAACAGGCCCCATTGGATATCCGGGGGCGGCCGAAGTCGTGAATATGCGGGCACCCACGCATTTGATTGAGAAGGGTATTAGGGCACTTCCTTGTGTTGGCGATGGCCGTCAATCAGGAACTTCCGGATCTCCGTCAATTTTGAACGCATCTCCAGAAGCGGCGGCTGGGGGTGGGCTGGCGTTGGTGCAAAATGGTGATAGGATCGTGATTGATCTGAATACAGGTCATGCCAACATGGTGATCTCTGATGCGGAACTTGCTGCGCGGCGCAAAATGCTGGACGCAAATGGTGGGTACGCCTACCCAGACTCGCAGACCCCATGGCAAGAAATGCAGCGAAAAGATGTGGACCAGCTTGATAAAGGAATGGTGCTTAAATCTGCAGTGAAATATCAACAAATCTCTCGCAGCAAAGGTCTGCCTCGGGATAATCACTAACGGTGAGCCAAGATGTATAAAGTACTATCGTTCGGCGAAATCATGCTGGAAATGTCAGATGTGGGAAATGGGCTTTATCGTCGGAGTTTTGCAGGTGATACGTTTAATATGGCCTATTACTTGAAGACTGTTGCGGGAAGCGCTGTGCAGGCATCGTACATGACGGCTCTTGGTAACGATAAGGACAGTAATGATTGTATTGCGTTTATTAACAAATACGGCGTTAGCTCAACGGCTTGCTTCCGTGATCCAGACCGAACGATCGGATTGTTTTTATTGTCGAATGATGAAATAGGCGAAAAGCAATATGGCTATTGGCGCGGGCAATCAGCAGCCCGCCATTTATTTGATACGCCCCGTGATTTAACGGGATATGATATTGTTTACTTTTCCGGAATTTCGGCAGCGATCACGCATCAGAAAGACAATCTTATCCAGTCGGTCGTCTCCGCGAAAAAAACGGGGGTCAAAATCGCGTATGATTTTAATTACCGATCCAAACTATGGTCAACAGATGAAGCCTGTCGGTTTAATGAAGAGATTTTTGCGGTTGCCGAGCTTGTCAAAATTTCCGACGAAGAGTTAGAACTTCTATATCCCGGTAGTGATATCGTTCAATTGTCAAAGAAAGCCCCTGAAGCTGAATGGGTCTTAACCTGTAGCGGTGGATGCGTTGAGATTTGGCAGAACGGACGGCGGACTGAATTGGAAGTGTTTCAGCCGATAGGTGCAGTGGTTGACAGCTCGGCTGCAGGGGATGCGTTTATTGCAACTTTTATTGCATCTCAGCTTCTTGGGAAGAATAAAAAAACGGCCCTGCAATATGCCCACCAAATTGCCTCACAAGTGGTTTGCTTTAAAGGCTCGATTGGCGAAATAGATATTACCAACTTGGAGAAAACCATTGCTTGATTATGCAACCGCCACCATTAAAGACATGCCGCTCATTGCGATTTTACGGGGCATTACCCCGACAGAAGCGGGGCCAGTATCAGATGAACTGGTGCAATCTGGAATACGACTGATTGAGGTGACACTTAATAGCCCCGACTGGTCGAAAAGTTTGGAGATTATAAATTCTCGCCATGGCGACGACATTATTTTAGGTGCGGGGACGGTATTGTCCCCAGACGATGTGGATCGGGTTCAAGCATTGGGCGGGCAGATTATTATTTCTCCAAATATGAACGTTGAAGTTATCAAGCGTACGAAAGAATTGGGCATGTTATCTGCGCCGGGTTGTTACACGCCGTCGGAATGTTTTACGGCCCTTGAAGCAGGTGCGGATATTTTGAAAATTTTCCCTGCAGATACATTGGGCCCTGCGTTTATTAAAGCGATTGCGGCAGTATTGCCCAAAGGAACACCTATTTGCCCTACCGGCGGTGTGTCTGTCGATACGATGCAATCATTTTTGGATGCTGGCGTTTATGCCATGGGGGTCGGGTCGGCACTTTATAAGCCGGGTAAAACAGTTGCTGAAATCGCAGCGTCTGCAGCGGTATTTTGTGACAAATATCGGACCTTAATGTCGCGTTTTAATCAATCGGCATGAGCGATACCTCCACTTGGAGATACTATCAGAAGAAAACAACTTGAAACTCATTTGCTCGTCGATAACGAGGGCAAAGTGTTGGAGGCATAGAGTAGAATCTGGATGGGCATAATCAAATTGGGCCATTATTTATTCTCTCACGACAATGCCTAGACTTGTGCTTCAGCCAGCACTTTGTTGGCCAAGACATTATTTGAACAGTAAGATCCCCAAAAAATACAAATAATAGGAACAATTTAATGTCCAACCTCACGGCCATCCGGCCTGTCTTGCCGATCCTCATTGCGGCTTCTGTTATACTGACAATTAGTTTTGGTCTGCGTCAAAGTCTCGGCCTGTTCATGCCTGCCATTACGCAGGATATTGCCGTCACAATCATCGACTTTGCGGCGGCAATTGCACTGCAAAACCTTGTCTGGGGGTTTTGCCAGCCGGTTGCTGGAATAGCTGCCGACAAATGGGGATTTCGTGCAGTTATGGTGTTTGGTGTGCTCTCTTATGTTGCCGGAATGATCAGTCTTGCGACAGCAGATGGCGTGGTTGCCGTTGTGCTGGGCGCGGGTATTTGTGTCGGGGTTGGAATGGCATGCGCATCCTTTGCCATGACACTCTCTGTCATGTCGCGCTTGGTGCCCGTGTCCATTCGAAGCATGGCGTTAGGGGTTGTCTCAGCTGCGGGTTCCGTTGGAGCGATGATCACAGCGCCCTATGGTCAGTTTCTGGAATCATACTATGACTGGCGTATCGCATTATTTGGCTTGGTGGCTCTCGCTGTGTTCATTATTCCCGCTGCCTGGATTGTTGGTCGGGTTGATAAAGAAGCACCGCTTGTGCATTCTTCAAATAATTCAGACAAATTGTCAGCGGGTACCGCTCTTAAAACGACGCTTCAAAATCCCTCTTTTGTTGTGATGGCCTTGGCGTATTTCGTATGTGGTACGCAGCTTGTGTTTTTAACAACACTGTTTCCCGTCAGCATTCATGAGACAGAATATTGGGTTTTTTGAGGAAATGGATATGCTAATTCATCAGTCCACAACCATTTCAATCTAACGCTTCATCTTTTTTCTTGGCAAGAGTTAAAAATCAATCATGCTTTAGTACTCAGTCATATTGCTTTGACAATGCCACCTGAAGCTTTCTCATTGGAAATTGGCTTCCATTATGCTATAAAACCTCGGACAAAATTCATTTCTGTCTGAGGTTTCGTGACAATGACCAAGATGCCGACACAGACCCAACGAGAGAAGCTGCTAGCTTATATGGCCCGCCACCCGCTCGCGCGACCCCGTGACCTCCGCGAGGTCGGAGTCACTGGAACCGTGATAAAACGCGCTATGGACGACGGCGATATTATTCGGATCGGTCGAGGACTTTACCAGCTCACAGGGACCGATATCGAGCTTAACGCCAGTCTCGCGGAAGTCAGCAAGCAAGCACCCAAGGCCATTATCTGCCTCATGTCGGCGCTCTCATTTCACGGGCTCACGGATCAACTGCCGCGTAAAGTATGGATCGCCATTGGCGCCAAAGATTGGAAGCCAAAAATTTCCTATCCGAGAACGCGAACGGTACGATTTCGAGAGCCTTACCTTTCGAAAGGTGTAGAGAGTTTCAAAATCGGTAGTGTCGATGTAAAAATATACTCCGCCGCCAAATCGATTGCGGACGCTTTTAGAAACCCAAAACTGGTCGACCGCTCCGTAGCGATTGAGTGTCTTAAAACCGCTCTAGAAACGCGCAAAGCATCGCCAGCTAGTCTAGCGAATGCCGCAGAAAATTATGGGGTCGGTAAACTGATGCGCCCCTATCTGGAGGCGCTGACATCAAATGGCTAAGCAACCGAAAGATATAGCCGCATCCGTTCGGCAGCGCTTGCTGAACCTAGCGCGTGAAGAGCAGCGTGTTTTTGAAGTCGTTCTTGTTGCTTTCGGTTTGGAAAGATTGATCTATCGCCTTTCCGTTTCTGACTACCGGGAGCGGTTTGTTCTAAAAGGAGGAATGCTCGTTACGCTTTGGACCACAGATCCAGGACGATTTACACGTGACGTAGATTTTCTCGGTTTTGGTGACGATGATGAGGGGCAATTAAAAGCAGTGTTCGCGGAAATCCTTGCTATGGACGTCAATGATGGCCTCACGTTTGATAGTGCTGATATCTCGGCATCTGATATTAGAGAAGATCAAGTCTATGGCGGCAAGCGTTTGAAGACGACTGCCTATCTGGGGAAAATACGCATTCCGATCACAATAGATCTCGGTTTCGGTGATACTTTGGGCGATCCAAAATTCGAGATCGAATATACTTCTCTGCTCGACTTCGAGGCGGCAAAAATCCGAGCATATTCGCCAGCCACAGTGATTGCTGAGAAATTTCAAGCTGTAGTCGATCTTGGTGTGGTGAACGGACGAATGAAAGATTTTTACGACCTCTGGGCCGTGCCAAAAGCCAAAGAAATACCGGATAATGATCTCGCGCGTGCACTCAAATCTACATTTGATAGAAGGCATACAGAAATTCCAACCGACAGACCACCTGGTTTATCGGAGGAGTTTGCTACCGAACCTGCGAAGGTTACACAATGGACTGCCTATGCTGAATCCACCGAACTTGAGGACGTATCACTAGAAGCTGTGGTTGACGAAATTTGGGAACGGCTCGCTCCTATTTGCCTAGCTGCTTCCAAACTCTCATGATTTTGGACCTATTTTTGAGGGTTTAGCTCTGTGAACTATGTTTTTGTGAATACATACTTTGTTGGTATGGTGAAATTGAGTTTTAATAATGGGGATGACTTCTACCCGTTTTCAATTTTTAGACATTTTCTACTCAATAACGGGATAAATTAGGCATATTTCTGATTTTTAGACACTCTAACCTATTGAAATTATTCGTATCCGTTTGCATTCGTAATGCGTAGGTCGGAGGTTCGAGTCCTCTCAGCGGCACCATGAAATCAATGCATTTGTAAAAATCAGATGGTTTTGTCCGTCCAGAATTTACAAAATGCAACTTCGGACGGGATTGGAAGCCTGTCGGTTCTGGGGGTAAAAATCCGCTCAATAGGATTATCGGACTGGTCAAAACCGCTCAAATCTAACCTGTGGCAGAATTTTTCACACTGATAGTCTTTAGCCTATCGGGTAAAAGGGTTTAACTCTTTTTTTAATAAATCAGGATTTTCTAAAATAAATTGGGGGTGATTTACATGAAACCACCCCTTTTTTCACATTGCAACTTATGCAGCAGCCAAAAATCGCAGCGTTTCTTCAACCTGTTGGGCTGTTTTCGCACGCGTTTCGTCACTAATATTTAATCCTTCTGCATGGATAAACTCAACATCATCAAGGCCTAAAAAGTTAAAAATCGTTTTCAGGAACGGCGTCACAGAATCCTTGTCGGTTTCCTTATAATACCCGCCGCTGGTAACGACAGCATAAACCTTTTTGCCTTTCAGCAATCCCTCAGATCCCGCTTCGGTATAGCGAAAGGTAATGCCCGCCCGTGCAACATAATCAATCCAGCTTTTCAACGTAGATGGAATTGAAAAATTATACATGGGAACAGCCAGAACAACCACGTCCGCCGCCTGTAACTCTGCAATCAAACTGTTGGAAAGCGCCAGGGTTTTACGTTGCGACGAGCTCAGATCGTCTTCTAAAAGATTAAAACTGGCGATGGCATCCCCCGTCAAATGCGGTATGGAATCTTCAGTTAAATCTCTGTGGACGAGCGTGCTGTCGCCGTGAGTGACCAAAAGCTGATTCACCACCTTCGAGCTGATGGCATTTGATTGGCTGTTATCACCAAGAATGCTGGATGTAATATGTAGAATGTTTGTCATCTTGTTTACCTCGTCAAAGTCTTTTGCGTCTCTGATAAGGTACTTAATATCTGACAATTCGATTTAATAACGCTATTATCTGATGAAATATATCTACTTTTTCGATAGGTTTACGATGGCATCTCCGAAAGTCAGTCTGGAACAATGGCGGATACTGCACTGTATTATCGCTGAAGGGGGCTTCAATCAGGCGGCAAAGAAACTCAACAAAAGCCAAAGTGCAATCAGCTATGCAATTGCCAAGATGCAAGAGCAGCTTGGTATGGAAATACTCACGATAAATGGCAGAAAAGCAGAGCTTACAGAAGCTGGAGAGTTACTCCTCAGACGCTCCAAAACTCTCTTAAGCGAAGCTGAATGCCTGGAAGCTGCGGCACAGGCGCTGCATCAAGGATGGGAGCCTGTTATCTCCATTGCAGCTGAAACCCTCTTTCCAATCCACATACTTATGCAAGCCCTTGAGAAGCTCGGTAAAAGCGCGCCGCATACACGCGTTGAAATAATTGAAAGTGTGATGTCTGGCACAATTGAACTGGTAGAAAAGCGTGCTGTTGACATGGCTATCACTGCGAACCTGCCAAAAGGTACATCGGGCATACCATTAATGGATATCGAATTTACATTAGTCGCCGCGCCAAGCCATCCGCTCGCCCAGCAAAAGGATCCTATTATTTTCTCTCAGCTTGCTCAGCATCGACAAATTATTGTCCGCGATAGCGGTGAGCATAGAACGGGAGTTGGAGGCTGGCAGAAAGCGGAACAACGCTGGACTTTCAGCAATCTTAGCACTGCAAAAACGGCTCTACTGAACGGTCACGGCTTTTCTTGGTCGCCAACCTGCCTTATGCATGCCGAACTTGAAGCGGGCCAGATTGTACCACTTCAGCTCGAGCATGAAAGCAGGCGGAAAACGACGTTATACTTAACTTACCCAGAGATAGACGCGCTTGGTCCTGCTGTAAAACTTTTGGAAACACTGCTTCTCGATAGCATAGCTGAGTATCGTGAAACTTTGCCAGAATGTTTATCGGCCTAAGACTGTTTCCGACGCTTATGGCTAGTGTGACGGCAGTGAATGGCATGTTCCAGCCTTCGTCAGGCCTGTTGGGGGGTCTGGGTGTGAGCCGCCTTCAAATACAGGCAAGGGCGTTTTAACGCAGGCTTCTGTGGGGGCGAAAGGGCGCTGCATTCTTAGCGGTTAAGCCGGAGGTTCGTGTCTTCTCAGCGGAAGCATCAACTTAAGGGCTTGGCGTGTTTGACTGGCGGGTAAACTGAGACGTTTTCACCTGACTTGTCTCTTTGCCATACCTGCACAATTTTCTAACGGCCTGTAATTAAGCAGTTTTCTTGGCGGATGATCCGTAAAAGCGATGCGTTGCCTGTAAACGGTGTTATATCACCAATAAATTTGAGCGTTCGTAGCGAACAGAACCGGATTTTATGTTAAAGAGACTTTATTATCCGGTACTATTTCTTTGACACTTCCGGGTGTCTTTTTTTGATAATTGAGGTTTTTGGTATGCGCTTTCTTCGGTTTAAAAAGGACGGTGAAACAGTATATGGATTACTGGAAGGTGCGCAGGTTTATGAACTGACAGGGTCCATTTTTTCGGATTATAAGAAGACCGGCGAGATCTTTGAACTTGAGGATGTTGAACTCGATATTCCTGTCGTTCCCCGCACATTTTACGCGGCGGGTTTGAACTACCAGACTCACTTGGAAAAAATGTCCGTGGCCGTTGGGCTTGATGCCAGCGCACCCGGCGCTCCTGATATTGGATACCGGGCAAATAATGCGCTGACGGCTCACAACGAACCGGTTGTAATTCCTGCAGATGCAACGGACCAGGTTCATTATGAAGGTGAACTTGTGGTGGTCATCGGCAAGCAGGGAAAATACCTGACGCCTGAAACGGCCATGGATATTGTATTTGGCTATACCATCGGAAATGATATCTCTGAGCGAAGCTGGCAAAAGTCGGACAAAACGATGTGGCGCTCCAAAAATACAGATACTTTCAAGCCTATGGGGCCCTGGATAGAAACTGACGTAGATCTGAAAACGATGGAGACCATTGTGCGTCTGAACGGGAAAGAACAGATCTGTTTTCAGACAAACAGGATGATTACCGGAATTGTTCCTTATCTGGTTCATATGACCAACTATCTCACCCTGTATCCCGGTGATGTGATTTGGATGGGAACAGAGGGTACATCTCCCAATCTTCTGGACGGGGATGTCGTGGAAGTGGAACTTACGGGGATTGGAACGCTGCGTAACCCGGTTATTCGGCAAACCCCATAACCAGATGAGCGTGCTTTACTTCAACGGTAAGGGGAAGACAGGCCACGGCGCTTTGGTTCTGACCGCTGAACGGCCAAAACAGAGAGTATGATCACGGCGCTACCGACCAGTGTTTGCCAGCTTGGCGCCTCACCAAATAAAAAGAGACCTGCGAGAATTGCAAAAACAATTCTCAGATAGGGATAAGGGGCCATTGCAGAAACTTCGGCGACCCTGTAAGCCTCG
This region of Sneathiella aquimaris genomic DNA includes:
- a CDS encoding TRAP transporter large permease encodes the protein MFELSQLGIEYGTLAIFVMLIGLLLTGMPLAFVTLLVALIFALGWFGPMAVPLITSRVYSFVSSFVFVSVPMFVMMAALLDRSGIAKDLFDAMRLVGGRLRGAVAIQTVFVAVVLAAMSGIIGGEIILLGLLALPQMLRLGYDRNLAIGVVCAGGSLGTMVPPSIVLIVYGLTANVSIGDLFTSAFIPGLMLASFYVAYILIRVYLNPSMAPIVEKDDTPVREKLVLLKGLVLPLMVVAFVLGSIYGGIASVTEASAVGVAGVLLSIVLRREFSFELLKGAALQTLSTCGMIVWIGIGASALVGVFNLMGGINFVSSLITGISDHGIVIILFMMLILFVLGMFLDWVGIALLTMPIFVPIVISLGYDPVWFGVLFAMNMQVSFLSPPFGPAAFYLKSVAPPDISLGIIFRSLAPFICIQIFAVALLIIFPGITGR
- a CDS encoding IlvD/Edd family dehydratase, yielding MSDTKKALLRSQSWFANPDNPDMTALYLERYLNYGLTRKELQSGKPIIGIAQTGSDLSPCNRPHIELANRIREGIRSNGGIAFEFPVHPIQETGKRPTASLDRNLAYLGLVEILYGYPLDGVVLTVGCDKTTPACLMAAATVDIPAIVLSGGPMLNGYANGKRSGSGTIIWESRERLAAGEIDYKEFIELAASSAPSPGYCNTMGTASTMNSLSEALGMQLPTGGTIPAPYRERAQLAYETGERIVDLVKEDVTPSKIMTREAFENAIVVNSALGGSTNAPIHLNAIASHMGVELKLDDWEKHGLDIPLLVNLQPAGKYLAEDFHRAGGVGAVVHELIKHGLIHKGCLTVAGTSIGENYANTPGTNPDVIKVFETALTGNAGFKVMRGNLFDAAIMKLSVISEDFRNRFLSDPDHPNVLEGRAIVFDGPEDYHAHIDDPALNIDKDCILFMRGTGPIGYPGAAEVVNMRAPTHLIEKGIRALPCVGDGRQSGTSGSPSILNASPEAAAGGGLALVQNGDRIVIDLNTGHANMVISDAELAARRKMLDANGGYAYPDSQTPWQEMQRKDVDQLDKGMVLKSAVKYQQISRSKGLPRDNH
- a CDS encoding sugar kinase produces the protein MYKVLSFGEIMLEMSDVGNGLYRRSFAGDTFNMAYYLKTVAGSAVQASYMTALGNDKDSNDCIAFINKYGVSSTACFRDPDRTIGLFLLSNDEIGEKQYGYWRGQSAARHLFDTPRDLTGYDIVYFSGISAAITHQKDNLIQSVVSAKKTGVKIAYDFNYRSKLWSTDEACRFNEEIFAVAELVKISDEELELLYPGSDIVQLSKKAPEAEWVLTCSGGCVEIWQNGRRTELEVFQPIGAVVDSSAAGDAFIATFIASQLLGKNKKTALQYAHQIASQVVCFKGSIGEIDITNLEKTIA
- a CDS encoding 2-dehydro-3-deoxy-6-phosphogalactonate aldolase — translated: MLDYATATIKDMPLIAILRGITPTEAGPVSDELVQSGIRLIEVTLNSPDWSKSLEIINSRHGDDIILGAGTVLSPDDVDRVQALGGQIIISPNMNVEVIKRTKELGMLSAPGCYTPSECFTALEAGADILKIFPADTLGPAFIKAIAAVLPKGTPICPTGGVSVDTMQSFLDAGVYAMGVGSALYKPGKTVAEIAASAAVFCDKYRTLMSRFNQSA
- a CDS encoding MFS transporter, yielding MSNLTAIRPVLPILIAASVILTISFGLRQSLGLFMPAITQDIAVTIIDFAAAIALQNLVWGFCQPVAGIAADKWGFRAVMVFGVLSYVAGMISLATADGVVAVVLGAGICVGVGMACASFAMTLSVMSRLVPVSIRSMALGVVSAAGSVGAMITAPYGQFLESYYDWRIALFGLVALAVFIIPAAWIVGRVDKEAPLVHSSNNSDKLSAGTALKTTLQNPSFVVMALAYFVCGTQLVFLTTLFPVSIHETEYWVF
- a CDS encoding type IV toxin-antitoxin system AbiEi family antitoxin domain-containing protein, encoding MIKRAMDDGDIIRIGRGLYQLTGTDIELNASLAEVSKQAPKAIICLMSALSFHGLTDQLPRKVWIAIGAKDWKPKISYPRTRTVRFREPYLSKGVESFKIGSVDVKIYSAAKSIADAFRNPKLVDRSVAIECLKTALETRKASPASLANAAENYGVGKLMRPYLEALTSNG
- a CDS encoding nucleotidyl transferase AbiEii/AbiGii toxin family protein, giving the protein MAKQPKDIAASVRQRLLNLAREEQRVFEVVLVAFGLERLIYRLSVSDYRERFVLKGGMLVTLWTTDPGRFTRDVDFLGFGDDDEGQLKAVFAEILAMDVNDGLTFDSADISASDIREDQVYGGKRLKTTAYLGKIRIPITIDLGFGDTLGDPKFEIEYTSLLDFEAAKIRAYSPATVIAEKFQAVVDLGVVNGRMKDFYDLWAVPKAKEIPDNDLARALKSTFDRRHTEIPTDRPPGLSEEFATEPAKVTQWTAYAESTELEDVSLEAVVDEIWERLAPICLAASKLS
- a CDS encoding FMN-dependent NADH-azoreductase; translated protein: MTNILHITSSILGDNSQSNAISSKVVNQLLVTHGDSTLVHRDLTEDSIPHLTGDAIASFNLLEDDLSSSQRKTLALSNSLIAELQAADVVVLAVPMYNFSIPSTLKSWIDYVARAGITFRYTEAGSEGLLKGKKVYAVVTSGGYYKETDKDSVTPFLKTIFNFLGLDDVEFIHAEGLNISDETRAKTAQQVEETLRFLAAA
- a CDS encoding LysR family transcriptional regulator, producing the protein MASPKVSLEQWRILHCIIAEGGFNQAAKKLNKSQSAISYAIAKMQEQLGMEILTINGRKAELTEAGELLLRRSKTLLSEAECLEAAAQALHQGWEPVISIAAETLFPIHILMQALEKLGKSAPHTRVEIIESVMSGTIELVEKRAVDMAITANLPKGTSGIPLMDIEFTLVAAPSHPLAQQKDPIIFSQLAQHRQIIVRDSGEHRTGVGGWQKAEQRWTFSNLSTAKTALLNGHGFSWSPTCLMHAELEAGQIVPLQLEHESRRKTTLYLTYPEIDALGPAVKLLETLLLDSIAEYRETLPECLSA
- a CDS encoding fumarylacetoacetate hydrolase family protein translates to MRFLRFKKDGETVYGLLEGAQVYELTGSIFSDYKKTGEIFELEDVELDIPVVPRTFYAAGLNYQTHLEKMSVAVGLDASAPGAPDIGYRANNALTAHNEPVVIPADATDQVHYEGELVVVIGKQGKYLTPETAMDIVFGYTIGNDISERSWQKSDKTMWRSKNTDTFKPMGPWIETDVDLKTMETIVRLNGKEQICFQTNRMITGIVPYLVHMTNYLTLYPGDVIWMGTEGTSPNLLDGDVVEVELTGIGTLRNPVIRQTP